One segment of Cellulosilyticum sp. I15G10I2 DNA contains the following:
- a CDS encoding GntR family transcriptional regulator: protein MANDLLYMTLKNNIMRKIYKGIYNDGEILPSERVLAQQHNMSRDTVRKALNLLEADGIIERKLGKGSVVSLRQQSYNGNLDIIALVAPAQRSFFATFIDHFQKVADQHHSLIVFIQQSEHESLDDTLFKLLLNNIHNVVIWLDYETISSHSIKRLRGLGMNIVFFDITVNSPYADCVCLDNRDAISSLYQYVSAKSNKGIAYITRENTTPSSYQEREHEFERLSPTGSIWSFPWDFKNYRANKTDKFSFEYFYQTYKPDSVICSDGDLAIALKKTLIKSNIDDILLVSLDDFEECEELGITVYKQPYNLFAQKIFACLQEQNFNHLNWKAHIYRVKGALVVR, encoded by the coding sequence ATGGCAAATGACTTATTATATATGACTTTAAAAAACAATATTATGCGAAAAATATATAAAGGAATTTATAATGATGGAGAAATCCTTCCCTCTGAAAGAGTTTTGGCCCAGCAACATAATATGAGCCGAGACACTGTGCGCAAAGCGCTTAACCTATTAGAAGCAGATGGGATCATTGAGCGCAAACTGGGCAAAGGATCCGTTGTTTCTTTACGTCAGCAAAGCTATAACGGAAATCTTGATATAATTGCTCTTGTAGCCCCTGCTCAACGCAGCTTTTTTGCCACTTTTATTGATCATTTTCAAAAAGTAGCCGATCAACATCATTCTCTTATTGTATTTATTCAGCAGTCTGAACATGAATCCCTGGATGATACATTATTTAAATTACTGCTAAATAACATTCACAATGTGGTGATTTGGCTGGATTATGAGACGATTAGCAGCCATTCTATCAAGCGTCTAAGAGGACTTGGTATGAATATTGTCTTTTTTGATATTACTGTCAATTCCCCCTATGCAGATTGTGTTTGTTTAGATAACCGCGATGCTATCTCTTCTTTATATCAATATGTCTCAGCCAAAAGTAATAAAGGCATTGCCTATATAACCCGCGAAAACACTACTCCTTCAAGCTATCAGGAACGTGAACACGAATTCGAAAGGTTATCCCCTACAGGCAGCATCTGGAGCTTCCCTTGGGACTTTAAAAATTATCGTGCCAATAAAACAGATAAATTTTCTTTTGAATACTTTTACCAAACCTACAAGCCTGACAGCGTTATTTGCAGCGACGGCGACTTAGCCATAGCTCTAAAAAAGACTCTGATAAAAAGCAATATCGACGACATACTTCTGGTAAGCTTAGATGATTTTGAAGAATGCGAAGAACTTGGGATCACTGTCTACAAGCAGCCTTATAATCTATTTGCCCAGAAAATCTTTGCTTGCTTGCAGGAACAAAATTTTAATCACCTGAACTGGAAAGCACATATTTACCGCGTAAAAGGGGCACTTGTTGTCCGATAA